The genomic interval TACGGGGATCCGCTGCCCGAGCTGGTCGAAAAGCGGCTGGAGCGCGAGCTCAACGCCATCATCTCGCACGGCTATGCGGTCATCTACCTGATTGCGCACAAGCTGGTCACCAAATCGCTGAGCGATGGGTATCTGGTCGGCAGCCGCGGCTCGGTCGGTTCGTCGCTCGTGGCCACCATGACGGACATCACCGAGGTGAATCCGCTGCCGCCGCACTACGTGTGCTTGTCGTGTCACTATCACGAGTTTTTCCTGCGCGGGGAGTACGGATCCGGCTTCGACCTCCCGGACAAGGCGTGCCCCAACTGCGGCGCCAAGCTGCACAAGGACGGGCAGGATATCCCGTTCGAGACGTTCATGGGCTTTGATGGCGACAAGGTGCCCGACATCGACCTGAACTTCTCCGGGGAGTATCAGCCGAGGGCGCATCGATACACGGAGGAGTTGTTCGGGAAGGATCACGTGTTTCGCGCGGGCACCATCTCCGTGGTGGCCGAGAAGACGGCCTACGGGTATGTGCGGAAGTTCGCCGAGGAGCGCGGGTTGGTGCTGCGCAATGCCGAGATCGAGCGGTTGGTCCGAGGATGCACGGGCGTGAAGCGGACCACCGGGCAACATCCGGGCGGGCAGGTGGTGGTGCCGCACTACGTGGAGATCTACGATTTCACGCCGATTCAATACCCGGCGGACGATACGTCGTCGGAGACGCTCACGACGCACTTCGATTACCACTCCGGGCTCGAGAACTGCCTGTTGAAGCTCGACATCCTCGGCCACGACGATCCGACTGTGATCCGCATGCTGCAGGATCTCACGGGCGTCGATCCGAAGTCCATCCCGCTTGACGATCCCGACGTGCTGGAGCTGTTCCGAAGCACAAGGCCGCTCGGCGTGACCCCGGAGGAAATCCGGTCGACCACTGGCACCTACGCCATTCCGGAGTTTGGCACGCGCTTTGTTCGGCAGATGCTCGAGGACACGAGGCCCACGACGTTCTCGGAGCTCGTGCGCATCTCCGGGCTGTCGCACGGCACGGACGTCTGGCTGAACAACGCCCAGACGCTCATCCGCGAGCAGATTGCGACGTTGTCCGAGGTCATCTGCGCCCGAGACGACATCATGCTCTACCTCATCCAGAAGGGGCTCGATCCGGCGCGCGCATTCAAAATCATGGAAGGTATCCGCAAGGGGAAGGGTGTCAAACCGGAAGACGAGGCGTACATGCGGGAGCACGGCGTGCCGGACTGGTACATCGAGTCGGGCAAGAAGATCAAGTACATGTTTCCGAAGGCGCACGCCGCGGCCTACGTGTTGATGGCCGTCCGAATCGCGTGGTTCAAAGTTCACCGACCGCTCGCGTTCTACGCGACCTATTTCACGGTCCGCGCGGACGACTTCGACGTGGCTGTGATGACGGCGGGCCGGGAGGCCATCTTAAAGAAGATCGACGAGATCGAGGCGAAGGGCAACGCGGCCTCGGCCAAGGAGAAGAGCTTCCTGACGGTGCTCGAGGTCGCGCTCGAGATGGTCGCTCGGGGATATCGGTTTTTGCCGATTGATCTGTACAAGTCGCACGCGACCCAGTTCCTCATCGAGGAGGAGGCCCGTGGCCTGAGGCCGCCCTTCGCCGCCATTCCCGGGATTGGGGAGACGGCGGCGCGCAACCTGTATGAAGCGGCGCAGCAGGGCGAATTCCTGTCGCTCGAAGATCTTCAGTCGCGGGCGCGCGCGTCCCGGGCCGTGATCGACGTGCTCATGGAACTCGGTTGCCTCGACGGGCTGCCGGAGACCAATCAGCTTTCCTTGTTCTGAGGAGGTACGCACGCATGGCGATGATGAAGTTGGAACACGTGGGCATCATGGTGTCCGAGCTGGAACGCTCGATGGCCTTTTACACCGACGTGCTCGGCATGGAACTCGTCGGCACGCTCGATCACAACACGCCAGGGATCCGGCTCGCGTTTCTGTCGTATCCCGGGCAGACTGCGCAGCTTGAGCTCATCGAGGGCTACGCGGATCGGCTGCCGGACGAGGGGCAGGTGCATCACGTGGCCATCACGGTCGACGACATCGAAGCCGAGGTGGCTCGGCTTCGCGCGAAGGGCGTGCGCTTTCTGGACGAGGCCATCACGACGCTCCGAAACGGCGCTCGATACATCTTCTTCGCGGGTCCTGACGGTGAGCGGTTGGAGCTGTTCCAGCCGCCGCGCGGTTGAAAGGCGAAGGTGAGGTGGCGGCGTGAGCGCGTGGGAACTCATGTATCTCGGGCCCGAGGGCACGCACAGCCACGAGGCCGCGGATCGCATCGCGTCGGCTCTCTTGGCGGGCGAGCCGGTCAAGCAAGTGGCGATGCAGAGCTTCGATGAGATCTTCGAGGCGCCGAAATCGGCGCAACGGCTCGCCTGCGTTCCGATTGAAAATAGCATTCAGGGATCCGTCTGGCAAGTTTGGGATGCGCTCACGCGCGAACACCGGGAGGAGGGCGCGCGCCAAATCCTCGCCGCGGTGACGTTGCCGATTCATCAATACGCCATTTATCGGGAGGGGCTCGATCTCGCCCAGGTCGACGAGGTGGTCTCTCATCCCCAGGCGCTCGCCCAGT from Alicyclobacillus acidocaldarius subsp. acidocaldarius DSM 446 carries:
- a CDS encoding VOC family protein, yielding MAMMKLEHVGIMVSELERSMAFYTDVLGMELVGTLDHNTPGIRLAFLSYPGQTAQLELIEGYADRLPDEGQVHHVAITVDDIEAEVARLRAKGVRFLDEAITTLRNGARYIFFAGPDGERLELFQPPRG